A stretch of the Mycobacteroides immunogenum genome encodes the following:
- a CDS encoding gamma-aminobutyraldehyde dehydrogenase: MSAPSSWINGRPAVTHGDTHRVINPATGEAITELNLATAADVDAAVAAARAAGPGWASSTPVERATVLAKLAAVMTVNSDALVAEEVAQTGKPVRLAAEFDVPGSIDNVEFFAGAARHLEGKATAEYSADHTSSIRREAAGVVATITPWNYPLQMAVWKVLPALAAGCTVVIKPSELTPLTTLTLARLAAEAGLPDGVLNVVTGRGDDVGTALAGHPDVDLVTFTGSTTVGRKVMAAAAVHGHRTQLELGGKAPLVVFDDADVDAAIQGAVAAAIINSGQDCTAATRAIVARDLYDDFVAGVGEVMRSVVVGDPLDPTTDIGPLISAAHRARVSSIVNRAPAQGGRIVTGASTPDLPGYFYRPTLIADVAETAEAYRDEIFGPVLTVRPFTDDDDALRQANDTAYGLAASAWTRDVYRAQRASREIKAGCVWINDHIPIISEMPHGGFGASGFGKDMSAYSLEEYLTIKHVMSDITRAADKDWHRIIFAKR, translated from the coding sequence GTGAGTGCCCCCAGCAGCTGGATCAATGGCCGCCCCGCAGTGACGCACGGAGACACCCATCGGGTGATCAATCCGGCGACAGGCGAGGCGATCACGGAACTGAACCTGGCCACCGCCGCCGATGTGGATGCCGCGGTGGCGGCGGCCCGCGCGGCCGGCCCCGGCTGGGCGTCGTCGACACCGGTCGAACGGGCGACCGTCTTGGCCAAGCTGGCCGCCGTCATGACGGTCAACTCCGACGCATTGGTGGCCGAGGAGGTCGCACAGACGGGAAAGCCGGTGCGGCTGGCCGCCGAGTTCGATGTGCCGGGCAGCATCGACAATGTCGAGTTTTTCGCCGGTGCCGCAAGGCATCTGGAAGGCAAGGCGACGGCCGAATACTCCGCCGACCACACCTCAAGCATCCGGCGTGAGGCCGCCGGGGTGGTGGCCACCATCACCCCGTGGAACTACCCGCTACAGATGGCGGTGTGGAAGGTGCTGCCCGCGTTGGCAGCCGGATGCACCGTGGTGATCAAACCGAGCGAGCTGACACCGCTGACCACACTGACCCTGGCCCGCCTCGCCGCCGAGGCCGGTCTACCCGATGGCGTACTCAATGTCGTCACCGGCCGCGGTGACGACGTGGGCACCGCGCTCGCCGGCCACCCCGATGTGGATCTGGTGACCTTCACCGGCTCCACCACCGTGGGCCGAAAGGTGATGGCGGCCGCGGCGGTTCACGGCCATCGCACACAGTTGGAACTCGGCGGCAAGGCCCCGCTCGTGGTCTTCGACGATGCCGATGTGGACGCCGCGATCCAGGGTGCCGTCGCCGCGGCGATCATCAACTCGGGCCAGGACTGCACCGCCGCGACACGCGCCATCGTCGCCCGCGATCTGTACGACGACTTCGTCGCCGGCGTCGGTGAGGTGATGCGCAGTGTCGTCGTCGGCGACCCGCTGGATCCGACGACCGATATCGGACCGCTGATCTCTGCCGCACACCGCGCCCGGGTCTCAAGCATCGTGAATCGCGCCCCCGCACAGGGCGGCCGCATCGTCACCGGTGCAAGCACTCCCGATCTACCGGGGTACTTCTATCGACCCACACTCATCGCCGACGTCGCCGAGACCGCCGAGGCCTACCGCGACGAGATCTTCGGCCCGGTGCTGACCGTGCGCCCATTCACCGATGACGACGACGCGCTGCGACAGGCCAACGACACCGCGTACGGCCTTGCCGCCTCGGCCTGGACCCGCGATGTGTATCGCGCACAGCGCGCCTCACGGGAAATCAAGGCCGGGTGCGTATGGATCAACGACCACATCCCGATCATCAGTGAGATGCCGCACGGCGGATTCGGCGCTTCCGGATTCGGCAAGGACATGTCCGCGTATTCGCTCGAGGAGTACCTCACCATCAAGCACGTCATGAGTGACATCACCCGGGCCGCCGACAAGGATTGGCACCGGATAATTTTCGCCAAACGTTAG
- a CDS encoding MarR family winged helix-turn-helix transcriptional regulator, with protein MPGQSSENSAHEIEELVAATDALYFAMRRGRTSPAGTQAGMSRSQLELLAPLLDQESMPVSRLAGTAGVAVPTATRALKQLEERGVVARTRSSSDDRLVLVGLTPSGRGRVAKAQSAFRARQHDVFVELSGADRRAITSSLTRLAAIINDNLDARA; from the coding sequence GTGCCGGGACAGTCGAGTGAGAACAGTGCGCATGAGATCGAGGAGCTGGTAGCGGCTACGGATGCGCTCTACTTCGCCATGCGCCGGGGCAGGACATCGCCCGCGGGGACCCAGGCGGGTATGAGCCGCTCTCAGCTTGAGCTGCTGGCGCCGCTCCTTGACCAGGAGTCGATGCCCGTGAGCAGGCTCGCCGGGACCGCGGGCGTGGCGGTGCCGACGGCCACGCGCGCACTCAAACAGCTGGAAGAGCGCGGAGTGGTCGCACGCACCCGCTCGTCATCGGACGACCGATTGGTCCTGGTGGGTCTGACGCCATCCGGGCGCGGCCGAGTGGCCAAGGCGCAGTCGGCCTTTCGTGCGCGCCAGCATGACGTCTTCGTCGAGTTGTCCGGCGCCGACCGTCGGGCCATCACGTCCAGCCTTACCCGGCTCGCGGCGATCATCAACGACAATCTGGACGCGCGCGCCTAA